The Nerophis lumbriciformis linkage group LG05, RoL_Nlum_v2.1, whole genome shotgun sequence genome contains a region encoding:
- the lrp10 gene encoding low-density lipoprotein receptor-related protein 10: MMHICTLFFGITAYGWLRCAFCSDHCGDSTHELDSKVGEIMSSTYHAWSFSFSATNDCWNIKGLEGEPIVISFSQFSVRCRKEWLSIQSSADGQPLILCGTQLPQPVEFPGGNITLVHHFLPQLYPVSSFRLNYARDPDSGECPLTSFECLGGRCLPLSWRCNGQVECLGEGDSFGTDEEGCGIEGNTAGSTKAEENRVEKNRVSGSRKQNPVEKSQNSDRAHTLLDLLNDREEDDEVDEDVEPSIAPRVLVVTPAPIEWPCGGLLQTFYGTFSPPALRGPPLLCIWTLDPDDSRPLRLDLQQLVLGVGDRLTVHNRAQGKGDVIKIITSASNYKSVQVESHTGRLSLTYQTQPGSEGSGFNATFHVGSYCPPWEGRCGGPSGGCFTQEQRCDGKWDCPETGKDEDGCRGCSRNQFACGVAGQRMAAASSHFAGRPVCYPVSERCNYQLYCADGSDERDCTVCQPGTFHCDSDRCVFESWRCDGQLDCKDGTDELNCTVVLPRKVITAATVGSLVCGLLLVIAMGCTCKLYSLRTREYSLFAPISRHEAELIQQQAPPSYGQLIAQGIIPPVEDFPTENPNESSSLSLRGLLQLLRQDAVSSPQRRRRPRFIRRAVRRMRRWGLIPRPPSRPAQAPSSNQQQPDVAPLGQELTRSSPASSSSAVEAVNQPVPQKVSLLTQLERQRDTLCQAGSLATPLPPPPSSSLPPPPYAPPAPPAEVPLTPPVGIPPSSPSMASIFQSLGLSLSLFRASPSSSNNYMPLSASPSFSSSSDDDVLLIPLSEDAASEDDVPMLT; encoded by the exons ACCACTGTGGAGATTCCACTCATGAATTGGACAGTAAAGTTGGAGAAATAATGAGTTCTACATATCACGCCTGGTCCTTCAGCTTCAGTGCCACAAACGATTGCTGGAATATTAAGGGTTTGGAAGGAGAGCCTATAGTcatcag CTTTTCCCAGTTTTCGGTTCGATGCAGGAAGGAGTGGTTGTCCATCCAATCATCTGCTGATGGCCAGCCACTCATTCTATGCGGCACTCAATTGCCGCAACCTGTGGAATTTCCAGGGGGAAATATCACATTGGTGCACCACTTCCTGCCACAGTTATACCCTGTGTCTTCATTTCGTTTGAATTATGCCAGAG ATCCAGATTCCGGCGAATGCCCGTTGACGTCATTTGAATGTCTCGGGGGCCGTTGCCTACCCCTCTCGTGGCGTTGTAACGGCCAGGTGGAGTGTCTCGGTGAAGGGGATAGCTTCGGCACAGACGAGGAGGGCTGCGGTATAGAGGGGAACACTGCCGGCAGCACAAAGGCCGAAGAAAACAGGGTTGAAAAGAACAGAGTTAGCGGCTCTCGGAAGCAAAACCCTGTTGAAAAAAGTCAGAACTCTGACAGGGCACATACGTTGTTGGACCTGCTGAATGACCGAGAGGAAGACGACGAGGTTGATGAAGATGTGGAGCCGTCGATTGCACCCAGAGTGCTGGTTGTGACGCCCGCTCCTATCGAGTGGCCTTGTGGTGGACTTCTTCAGACTTTCTATGGGACCTTCTCTCCTCCAGCTCTTCGTGGCCCACCTTTGCTCTGCATTTGGACTCTGGATCCAGATGACTCCCGGCCCCTGAGGCTCGACCTGCAGCAGCTGGTGCTGGGGGTCGGGGACAGGCTCACAGTGCACAACAGAGCGCAAGGCAAAGGGGATGTGATTAAAATT ATCACAAGCGCTTCCAATTATAAATCTGTCCAAGTGGAGTCACACACGGGCCGGCTGTCGCTTACCTATCAGACGCAACCTGGCTCAGAGGGGAGCGGCTTCAATGCCACATTCCATGTGGGGAGCTACTGCCCTCCGTGGGAGGGCCGTTGTGGCGGCCCGTCTGGGGGTTGCTTCACCCAGGAGCAGCGCTGCGACGGGAAGTGGGATTGCCCCGAGACCGGTAAGGATGAGGACGGATGCCGGGGTTGTAGTCGCAATCAGTTTGCCTGCGGCGTCGCGGGGCAGAGGATGGCGGCAGCGTCCAGCCACTTCGCTGGGCGCCCGGTATGTTACCCAGTGAGTGAGCGCTGCAACTACCAGCTGTATTGTGCCGATGGCAGCGACGAGAGGGACTGCACTGTTTGCCAGCCTGGAACCTTCCATTGTGACAGTGACAG GTGTGTGTTTGAGAGTTGGCGTTGCGATGGCCAGTTGGACTGTAAAGACGGCACAGATGAGCTCAACTGTACGGTGGTCCTGCCGCGCAAGGTCATCACCGCGGCAACGGTGGGCAGTCTGGTCTGTGGGCTCTTGTTGGTCATCGCAATGGGATGCACCTGTAAGCTGTACTCGCTCAGGACCAGGGAGTACAG TCTGTTTGCACCAATCAGTCGACACGAAGCGGAGCTGATCCAGCAGCAGGCCCCTCCCTCCTACGGTCAGTTGATTGCACAAGGCATCATCCCCCCAGTTGAGGACTTCCCAACGGAAAACCCTAATGAG TCTTCGTCCTTGTCCCTGAGGGGGCTGCTCCAGCTCCTTCGCCAGGATGCAGTCAGCTCCCCACAGCGGAGACGCAGGCCCCGATTTATCCGCCGTGCCGTACGCCGTATGAGAAGGTGGGGTCTCATCCCCAGACCGCCTTCTAGACCCGCTCAAGCCCCTAGCTCTAACCAGCAGCAGCCTGACGTTGCTCCTCTGGGTCAGGAACTAACTCGTTCCAGCCCAGCCAGCTCCTCTTCAGCCGTGGAAGCCGTCAACCAGCCCGTGCCCCAGAAAGTCAGCCTGTTGACTCAATTGGAGCGGCAGCGTGACACGTTGTGTCAAGCGGGGTCCCTCGCGACACCACTTCCGCCCCCGCCTTCTTCTTCGCTGCCTCCGCCTCCCTATGCCCCCCCTGCTCCACCTGCAGAGGTGCCGCTGACGCCTCCAGTGGGCATCCCTCCCAGCAGCCCCTCTATGGCCTCCATCTTCCAATCGCTAGGCTTGAGTTTGTCCTTGTTCAGGGCGTCACCCTCGTCCTCCAATAACTACATGCCCCTTTCCGCCTCCCCTTCTTTCTCGTCTTCTTCCGACGATGACGTGCTGCTTATCCCGCTGTCCGAGGATGCCGCCTCTGAAGACGACGTACCCATGCTCACATGA
- the LOC133605830 gene encoding ciliated left-right organizer metallopeptidase encodes MAPSQAVCVCLLLLTELLASCHKCIFDQVQARVRVVRGTLSPPVGPPGRKRTLQNPTGQDDPTFFTSPQPIRIQSWLSRESDHLSELEKGRMMATVDEAVRTMTSLLSVQRASTPLLLRRDVTKYCKFLWKNSSTINYNRCGRANGKYRTETCLHVTIPDEHLAGCEVLPEADSTRRIVLRPHGTGLPNVDFLLYLHVQAADKCRAEPSLLAYAAHCQVDTRGRPLAGVVVICRDRLTTLTVPTVLHELFHALGFSKDLFHTWTDCSSQQVGADCSPRGKVTHSDGSGQMRIYTPSVISALQMHLGAVDPELGGPLENFDVPAGGVSSHWEARVLQGSIMLAVRDRSSAVHIDPVTLAAFQDTGWYTVNMSKAQSLVWGQGGGAMFGSISTCLENSSSSFFCTGSGLGCHYLHLHKGECQTDPLLDGCRVYKELKNSECWSQENEKKSPEEIFGLDSRCFFSSLTPHVSTKDAKSKSCEPILRPLSQNQSQLLVSGRCYRHRCTAPYSYQIQVKDSDWLDCPAGGSIHMLLHPLRLRTFRFSSQGVKPVIWMMFQSKMTLGQPTSLLLRQHFAAFQRQRVCWGSSGWRTGDVTPAVGLGSMQPQATFSHRTPPLCFLIIIKSTKEASRIFYKYFGYLWKIQVFIFLFFQRITIKILMFVHI; translated from the exons ATGGCTCCTTCCCAAGCCGTGTGCGTGTGTCTGCTACTGTTGACTGAGCTCCTGGCTTCCTGCCATAAGTGCATCTTTGACCAAGTCCAAGCTCGAGTCCGAGTTGTCCGAGGCACACTGAGTCCCCCAGTCGGACCCCCTGGCCGCAAAAGAACCCTGCAAAACCCAACAGGACAGGACGATCCGACATTCTTTACCTCACCTCAGCCAATCAGAATCCAGAGCTGGCTTTCCAGGGAGAGCGATCACTTGTCAGAGTTGGAGAAAGGACGAATGATGGCGACGGTGGACGAGGCTGTGAGGACGATGACCTCTTTGCTGTCAG TGCAGCGAGCATCTACGCCGCTGCTTCTGAGGAGGGACGTCACCAAATACTGCAAGTTTCTTTGGAAGAATTCAAGCACTATTAACTACAACAG GTGTGGCAGGGCCAACGGCAAGTACAGGACCGAGACGTGTCTGCATGTGACG ATCCCAGATGAGCACCTGGCCGGGTGTGAAGTTCTCCCTGAGGCTGATTCCACTCGTCGGATCGTTCTGCGACCACACGGCACTGGCTTACCCAATGTGGACTTCCTGCTTTATCTCCACGTTCAAGCCGCCGACAAGTGCAGAGCGGAG CCTAGCCTGTTGGCCTACGCTGCCCACTGCCAGGTGGACACTCGTGGGCGACCTTTGGCTGGCGTGGTGGTCATCTGCCGGGATCGACTGACAACACTTACTGTACCG ACTGTTCTCCATGAGCTGTTTCATGCCCTCGGCTTCTCCAAGGATCTCTTCCACACATGGACAGACTGTTCCTCCCAGCAAG tgGGTGCCGACTGTTCTCCTCGGGGCAAAGTGACTCACAGTGATGGATCAGGCCAGATGAGAATCTACACCCCTTCTGTTATCTCAGCCCTACAGATGCACCTGGGAGCTGTTGATCCTGAGCTGGGAGGGCCGCTTGAGAACTTT GATGTACCTGCAGGCGGCGTATCCTCTCACTGGGAGGCCCGAGTTCTGCAGGGGTCCATCATGTTGGCGGTGCGAGACCGTTCTAGCGCAGTGCACATCGACCCGGTCACCTTGGCTGCTTTTCAGGACACCGGCTGGTACACTGTCAATATGAGCAAGGCTCAAAGTCTGGTCTGGGGACAAG gtGGAGGTGCCATGTTTGGTTCCATATCCACCTGTCTGGAAAACAGCTCATCATCTTTTTTCTGCACTGGCAG TGGACTAGGCTGCCATTACTTACATCTCCACAAGGGAGAGTGCCAGACCGATCCTCTCCTGGATGGATGTCGGGTCTACAAAGAGCTCAAAAAT AGCGAATGCTGGAGCCAAGAAAACGAGAAGAAATCACCAGAAGAGATCTTTGGCTTGGACAGTCGATGTTTCTTCTCCAGCCTCACTCCGCATGTAAGTACCAAGGATGCCAAGAGTAAAAGTTGTGAACCTATTCTACGTCCTCTTTCCCAGAACCAGAGTCAGCTACTTGTGTCGGGACGCTGTTACAGACACCGATGCACTGCTCCATACAGCTACCAGATCCAGGTGAAGGACTCGGACTGGCTAGACtgtccagcagggggcagcaTTCAT ATGTTGCTCCACCCTCTCAGGCTGAGAACATTCCGGTTTTCATCACAAG GGGTGAAACCAGTGATCTGGATGATGTTTCAGTCCAAGATGACGCTTGGTCAGCCCACTTCCCTGCTGCTGCGACAACACTTTGCTGCCTTTCAGCGACAGCGTGTCTGCTGGGGGTCCTCAGGCTGGCGTACTGGAGATGTTACACCCGCTGTTGGGCTAGGATCCATGCAGCCTCAGGCGACGTTTAGTCACAGAACACCACCTCTTTGCTTTTTGATTATCATTAAATCTACCAAAGAAGCATCCAGaatattttacaaatattttggttATCTTTGGAAAATACAGGtttttatattcttattttttcagagaataacaataaaaatattaatgtttGTACATATATGA